The following coding sequences are from one Triticum dicoccoides isolate Atlit2015 ecotype Zavitan chromosome 4A, WEW_v2.0, whole genome shotgun sequence window:
- the LOC119287438 gene encoding ER lumen protein-retaining receptor-like, giving the protein MNLFRLAGDMTHLVSVVVLLLKIHTIKSCAGISLKTQELYALVFAARYLDLFVHFVSLYNTVMKLVFLASSFSIVWYMRKHKIVRRTYDKEHDTFRHHFIVLPCLVLAFLINERFTFREVMWAFSIYLEAVAILPQLVLLQRTRNIDNLTGQYVFFLGAYRVLYILNWIYRYFTEPHFVHWISWIAGIVQTMLYADFFYYYIISWKNNVKLELPA; this is encoded by the exons ATGAATCTGTTTCGGCTCGCCGGGGACATGACCCACCTCGTCAGCGTGGTGGTGCTGCTCCTCAAGATCCACACAATCAAGTCGTGCGCAG GCATATCCCTGAAGACGCAGGAGCTATATGCACTAGTTTTTGCAGCTCGCTACCTGGACCTGTTTGTGCATTTTGTATCTTTGTATAACACCGTCATGAAGCTGGTCTTCCTGGCGAGCTCTTTCTCGATAGTTTGGTACATGAGGAAGCATAAGATCGTGCGTAGGACCTATGACAAGGAGCACGACACCTTTCGCCATCATTTCATAGTGCTGCCATGTTTGGTTCTGGCTTTCCTCATTAATGAGAGGTTCACCTTCAGAGAG GTGATGTGGGCATTCTCCATTTACTTGGAAGCTGTAGCAATTCTGCCTCAACTTGTGTTGCTACAGCGCACAAGGAATATCGACAACTTGACTGGCCAATATGTCTTCTTTTTGGG TGCCTACCGCGTACTTTATATCCTCAACTGGATTTACCGATACTTCACTGAGCCCCATTTTGTTCACTGGATAA GCTGGATTGCGGGTATCGTGCAGACTATGCTGTATGCTGACTTCTTCTACTATTACATAATAAG CTGGAAGAACAACGTGAAGCTAGAGCTACCAGCCTGA